In the genome of Natronomonas salina, the window CGGGGCGGGTTCTGCCGGCCCCGCTCGCTGCCTAAGAGGACTCGGCCAGTCCTGCCTCGAACTCGTCGACGGGGATGACCGAGTAGTCGACCGAGAGGACGTCGGTCGCGCGCACCTTCCGGACGAACGCCGAGATCTCCTCGAGGCCGCCCTCGAGGACGAACAGCTCCATGCAGTAGTGGTCGCCGACGTGGTTGTGGACGTTCGAGACGACGACGTCCTCGTGCTCGTGGCGGACCTGGATCATGCGCTCCTCGGCGCTGGAGGTGTCGTGGTCGAAGACGACGGTGACGACGCCCATCAGCTCGCGGCCCTCCAGGTCCCGCTCCTCGAACTCGCCGAGGAGGTTCCGGGAGGCCTCCCGGACCACCTCGCTGCGGCCGGTGTAGCCGTGCTCTTCGGCGAACTCGTCGAGCCGTTCCAGGAGCGACTCCGGCATCGAGACGCTGACGACGGTCATGTATTAACTCCGGCGGGTGCGATTGTTAAGGATTGGGGGTCCGCCCCCTGAAGCGTCACCTGCGGACCGGCCCGGAGACGGGGACCGCGTGGCGCTTGCTTGCCTTTGATACCACTTCTCTCAAGCGAACGTGTCCGTTGGTCGCACGTCGGACACAAGACTTTTCCCCGATATTTCCAACGGAGCGGTATGAACGGAACGTCACCCTCGGAGCGGGTCGTCCGGGCCGTCTCGAGGGCCACCGGCAACGACCCGCTGGAGCTACCGCCGCTGTTCGAGTCGATCGACCCCGACGCGCTGGACGCCTCCGTCCGGGCCATGGCCGACGGCGAGATCTCCTTCCGGTTCGCCGGCCACGCCGTCACGGTGGACAGCGACGGCACGGTCGACCTGAGCGAGCAGGCCTCGGGGGAGCCGGCGGCAGACAGCGCGGCGAGCGACGACTGACTGCGACAGTCCGGGCTCTTCTCCGGTCTCGTCTTCGGGCTGGTCGTACCGTACACCGAAAGCGACGCGGACCGCGCCGACGAACTCGAGCGGCAGGTCGAGGAGCTGGAGGGCGAACTGCAGGGGAACGACGTGCTGAGCGGGACGCGCCGTAGCCGTCGCTGACAGGTCGGATTTCCGGTGGGCAGAATCACGAGTACCCCTACCCGCTGCCCACCTTCGTATCAGTCCCTCTCTGCAGGGTAGTAATATGTCTTGTGGCTGCGGCCGGGAATGCTGGTAAACGCTAGCACGCGGTGTCCCCCGGCCTGCGGCGGCCTACTCCGGTTCGATGCGCGAGAGGCGCATCGCGTTGCCGGTGACGCCGAGGCTCATCCCCATGTCGCCGACCACGACGGCCAGCGCGACGCTGACCAGGCCGAGGGGGACGCCCAGCGCCAGGAGGAACTTCACGCCGAGGCTCGCCCAGATGTTCTGCCTGATGACGCCGTTGGCCCGGTGGGACAGCGCGTACAGGTAGGGGAGCTTCCCGACG includes:
- a CDS encoding HalOD1 output domain-containing protein, with the translated sequence MNGTSPSERVVRAVSRATGNDPLELPPLFESIDPDALDASVRAMADGEISFRFAGHAVTVDSDGTVDLSEQASGEPAADSAASDD
- the nikR gene encoding nickel-responsive transcriptional regulator NikR, encoding MTVVSVSMPESLLERLDEFAEEHGYTGRSEVVREASRNLLGEFEERDLEGRELMGVVTVVFDHDTSSAEERMIQVRHEHEDVVVSNVHNHVGDHYCMELFVLEGGLEEISAFVRKVRATDVLSVDYSVIPVDEFEAGLAESS